In Macadamia integrifolia cultivar HAES 741 chromosome 5, SCU_Mint_v3, whole genome shotgun sequence, a single window of DNA contains:
- the LOC122078263 gene encoding cytochrome P450 704C1-like, with amino-acid sequence MIFHYRLLAVMDFLSGIVSSAMVSFFLVLICFCVLLLKTFMGKSLNHPQYPPVMGTVFHELLYFNCLYDYHTDLARKHRTFRLLAPSNNELFTTDPRNVEHILKTNFDKYSKGSHDHEILEDLLGHGIFNVDGDKWRQQRKIASFEFSTRVLRDFSCSVFRRKAAKLAETIMGFGAMNQTFDIQDLLMRFSLESIFKVGFGVDLNCLGGSSEEGRAFIKAFDDSNQLVFFRYVNPFWKLKRILRLGSEGVLKKNIKFMDDFVLGVISHKRKQMLEKQNYNDKEDILSRFLVESKKDPQRMTDQYLKDIILNFMVAGKDTSAGTLSWFFYLLCKHPLIQEKVAEEVREIINCKENETNIDTFVECLTDAALVKMHYLHAALTETLRLYPVVPTDGRCAETDDVLPDGFRLKKGDGVNYMAYAMGRMNYIWGEDAEEFQPERWLNNGVFQPESPFKFVSFNGGPRNCLGKEFAYRQMKIVVMVLLRFFRFRLADEKKQVTYKTMITLHINGGLHLNAIPRIGFGKI; translated from the exons ATGATTTTCCACTATCGGTTACTTGCAGTGATGGATTTCTTATCTGGAATAGTGAGTTCTGCAATGGTTTCATTCTTCCTTGTTCTCATATGCTTCTGTGTTCTGCTACTGAAAACCTTCATGGGTAAATCACTGAATCATCCTCAGTACCCTCCTGTAATGGGTACTGTCTTCCACGAGCTACTCTATTTCAACTGTCTCTACGATTACCACACCGATCTGGCCCGCAAGCATCGAACCTTCCGTCTTCTCGCTCCCTCCAACAATGAGCTTTTCACTACAGACCCTCGAAATGTTGAACACATACTCAAAACCAATTTTGATAAATACAGCAAGGGATCCCACGACCATGAAATCTTAGAAGATCTCTTAGGTCATGGTATCTTTAATGTTGATGGTGATAAATGGCGTCAACAGAGGAAGATTGCAAGTTTCGAGTTCTCTACCAGAGTCCTCAGGGATTTCAGCTGCTCTGTGTTCAGAAGGAAAGCTGCTAAATTGGCTGAGACCATTATGGGGTTTGGAGCTATGAATCAGACATTTGACATCCAA gaCTTGTTAATGAGATTCTCTCTGGAATCCATATTCAAAGTTGggtttggggtggacctgaatTGCTTGGGGGGTTCAAGCGAAGAGGGGAGAGCATTCATCAAGGCTTTCGATGATTCAAATCAACTAGTATTCTTTCGCTATGTCAATCCCTTTTGGAAGCTGAAGAGGATTCTTAGATTGGGATCTGAAGGTGTTCTTAAGAAGAACATAAAGTTCATGGATGATTTTGTGCTTGGAGTAATCAGCCACAAGAGGAAACAGATGCTTGAGAAACAAAACTAT AATGACAAGGAGGACATACTTTCAAGGTTTCTGGTGGAGAGCAAGAAAGACCCACAGAGGATGACAGATCAGTATCTCAAGGACATAATTCTGAATTTCATGGTTGCTGGAAAAGATACAAGCGCAGGAACACTCTCCTGGTTCTTCTACCTGCTCTGCAAGCACCCTCTGATACAAGAAAAAGTTGCAGAAGAAGTAAGAGAAATCATCAATTGTAAAGAGAACGAAACTAACATTGACACTTTCGTGGAGTGTTTAACTGATGCAGCATTAGTGAAGATGCATTATCTCCATGCTGCCCTAACAGAGACTTTGAGGCTATACCCTGTCGTCCCCACG GATGGGAGGTGTGCAGAAACAGATGATGTTCTCCCAGATGGTTTCAGACTAAAGAAAGGGGATGGTGTGAACTACATGGCTTATGCCATGGGCAGGATGAATTACATATGGGGAGAGGACGCCGAGGAATTCCAACCAGAAAGATGGCTCAACAATGGAGTTTTCCAGCCTGAATCACCATTCAAATTTGTGTCATTTAAT GGCGGCCCTCGAAACTGTTTGGGGAAGGAATTTGCTTATCGACAGATGAAGATAGTTGTCATGGTCCTTCTTCGCTTCTTTCGATTTAGATTAGCAGATGAAAAGAAACAAGTAACATACAAAACCATGATCACACTCCACATCAATGGTGGCCTCCATCTTAATGCAATTCCTAGAATTGGGTTTGGAAAAATCTGA
- the LOC122078266 gene encoding chlorophyll a-b binding protein 7, chloroplastic: MALPLISPQTSSSSLSSSTSSSLFHGSRDGFSLKNINWKPGNPHLSYRKTKSSLGCRASWQELTGVLIFSAIPFTAVKAIANSSVGAALQRRMLETKEVAVKNSAKFKALAEKARKDSFWYGEERPRWLGPIKYDYPAHLTGELPGDYGFDVAGLSKDPVAFQKYFNFEILHARWAMLASLGALIPELLDQSGAVHFVEPVWWRVGYAKLKGDTLDYLGIPGLHIAGSQGVIVIAVCQALLMVGPEYARYCGIEALEPLGIYLPGDINYPGGALFDPLGLSKDPVAFEELKVKEIKNGRLAMVAWLGFYLQAALTGKGPIQNLLEHISDPLHNNLISLLKSM; encoded by the exons ATGGCGTTGCCTCTGATCTCACCTCAGACCTCGTCgtcatctctttcttcttctacttcttcatctcttTTCCATGGTTCTCGGGATGGCTTCTCCCTGAAGAACATCAACTGGAAGCCTGGAAATCCCCATTTAAGTTACAGAAAAACGAAATCGAGTTTAGGTTGCAGAGCTTCATGGCAAGAG CTCACTGGAGTTCTGATATTCTCTGCGATTCCTTTCACCGCCGTGAAAGCTATCGCCAACAGTTCGGTCGGCGCTGCGCTTCAGAGGCGAATGCTGGAGACGAAGGAAGTTGCTGTCAAGAACTCTGCCAAGTTCAAGGCTTTAGCGGAGAAAGCTAGAAAAGATAG TTTTTGGTATGGAGAAGAGCGTCCCCGCTGGTTGGGTCCAATCAAGTATGATTATCCAGCACATCTCACTGGAGAATTACCTGGTGACTATGGTTTTGATGTTGCTGGACTGAGCAAGGATCCGGTTGCTTTTCAGAAATACTTCAA CTTTGAAATATTGCATGCTCGATGGGCAATGCTGGCCTCCCTTGGTGCCTTGATTCCAGAGTTGTTGGATCAATCAGGTGCTGTTCACTTCGTTGAACCTGTATGGTGGCGAGTTGGGTATGCAAAACTTAAG GGAGATACTCTTGATTACCTTGGAATCCCGGGGCTCCACATAGCAGGAAGCCAAGGAGTGATTGTGATAGCTGTATGCCAAGCCCTTCTGATG GTGGGGCCTGAGTATGCAAGATATTGCGGTATTGAGGCTTTAGAGCCTCTAGGAATCTACTTGCCAGGGGACATAAATTATCCTGGGGGTGCTCTTTTTGACCCCCTGGGCCTCTCAAAAGACCCAGTTGCCTTCGAGGAGCTGAAGGTGAAAGAGATAAAAAATGGACGCTTGGCCATGGTTGCCTGGTTAGGCTTCTACCTGCAAGCAGCTCTCACTGGTAAAGGTCCCATTCAAAATCTTCTTGAACACATCTCAGATCCTCTCCACAACAATCTAATATCCCTTCTCAAGTCCATGTAA
- the LOC122078264 gene encoding cytochrome P450 704C1-like, whose product MIFLFQLLAEMDLLSATLSAAMASLCLVLICFCVLLLRIFMGKSLKDPQYHPVMGTIFHQLLHYNHLNDYFTDVARKHRTFRFLTSTRSQLYTTDPQNVEHILKTKFDIYIKGSLSHDIEDLFGNGIFNADGDKWRQQRKIASSEFSTRVLSDFSCAVFRRKAAKLAEIILGFQAMNQSFDIQDFLMRSSLDSIFKVGFGVDLDCLEGSSEEGRAFIKAFDDSNRHIFWRNSDPFWKLRKILNLGSEASLKKNIKIMDDFVFGVISNKRKLMFEQQNYNKKKDILSRFLVESKKDPQRMTDQYLRDIILNFMIAGKDTTAGTLSWFFYLLCKHPLIQEKVAEEVREVINCKENENNIDAFKECLTDAAVEKMHYLHASLTETLRLYPAVPIDGRSADTDDVLPDGFKVKRGDVVFYLAYAMGRMTHIWGEDAEEFRPERWLNNGVFQPESQFKFVSFHAGPRICLGKEFAYRQMKIVAMVLLHFFRFRLADEKKQVRYISMFTLHIDGGLHLSATPRVVFDKF is encoded by the exons atgatttttctttttcagttacTTGCAGAGATGGATTTGTTATCTGCAACTTTGAGTGCTGCAATGGCTTCACTCTGCCTTGTTCTCATATGCTTCTGTGTTCTGCTATTGAGAATCTTCATGGGTAAGTCACTGAAGGACCCACAGTACCATCCTGTAATGGGCACCATCTTCCACCAGCTACTCCATTACAACCACCTCAACGATTACTTCACTGATGTCGCCCGTAAGCATCGAACCTTCCGTTTTCTCACTTCCACCAGGAGCCAGCTCTACACCACAGACCCTCAAAATGTTGAACACATACTCAAAACCAAATTTGACATATACATCAAGGGATCCTTAAGCCATGATATCGAGGACCTCTTTGGTAATGGAATCTTTAATGCTGATGGCGATAAATGGCGTCAACAGAGGAAGATTGCGAGTTCCGAGTTCTCTACCAGAGTCCTCAGTGATTTCAGTTGTGCTGTGTTCAGAAGAAAAGCTGCCAAATTGGCTGAGATCATTTTGGGGTTTCAAGCTATGAATCAATCATTTGACATCCAA GACTTTTTAATGAGAAGTTCTCTGGATTCCATATTCAAAGTTGGGTTTGGGGTTGACTTGGATTGCTTGGAGGGTTCAAGCGAAGAAGGGAGAGCATTCATCAAGGCTTTCGATGATTCAAATCGACATATATTCTGGCGCAATAGTGATCCCTTTTGGAAATTGAGGAAGATTCTTAATTTGGGGTCCGAAGCTTCTCTCAAGAAGAACATAAAGATCATGGATGATTTTGTATTTGGAGTAATCAGCAACAAGAGGAAACTGATGTTTGAGCAACAAAACTAT aacaagaagaaggacATACTTTCAAGGTTTCTGGTGGAAAGCAAGAAAGATCCACAGAGGATGACAGATCAGTATCTTAGGGacataattttgaatttcatgATAGCAGGCAAAGATACTACTGCAGGCACACTCTCTTGGTTCTTCTACCTCCTCTGCAAGCACCCTCTTATACAAGAGAAAGTTGCAGAAGAAGTTAGAGAAGTCATCAATTGTAAGGAGAATGAAAATAACATCGATGCTTTCAAGGAGTGTTTAACTGATGCAGCAGTAGAGAAGATGCATTATCTCCATGCATCTTTAACAGAGACTTTGAGGCTATACCCTGCTGTCCCCATA GATGGTAGATCTGCAGACACAGATGATGTTCTCCCAGATGGTTTCAAAGTGAAGAGAGGAGATGTTGTGTTCTACTTGGCCTATGCCATGGGCAGGATGACTCACATATGGGGAGAGGACGCCGAGGAATTCCGACCTGAGAGATGGCTCAACAATGGAGTCTTCCAGCCTGAATCACAATTCAAATTTGTGTCATTTCAT GCTGGCCCTCGGATTTGTTTGGGGAAGGAATTTGCTTATCGGCAGATGAAGATAGTTGCTATGGTCCTTCTTCACTTCTTTCGGTTCAGATTAGCAGATGAAAAGAAACAAGTGAGATACATAAGCATGTTCACACTCCACATCGACGGTGGCCTCCATCTTAGTGCAACTCCTAGAGTTGTTTTTgacaaattttga
- the LOC122078265 gene encoding riboflavin biosynthesis protein PYRD, chloroplastic, with translation MQLQTLTPPTYYRNAPSFPLCSCRSICFQPVGPYVKCLSSSNSNNGFCSLRRRVAKSLTSWRKQDGLVIIRCEGFREKDDSFYMRRCVELARKAIGCTSPNPMVGCVIVRDGQIVGEGFHPKAGQPHAEVFALRDAGELAENATAYVSLEPCNHYGRTPPCTEALIQAKVKEVVVGMVDPNPIVASKGVERLRDSGIYVRMGVEEELCKSLNEAFIHRMLTGKPLTTLRYSVSVNGCILNQVGHGATEAGGYYSELLQEYDAVMLSSASSSKCFPASEEPGASQPLKLIIATHPESLLQLPVLTTGTTSRVIVFTTERTVAGLEMGGQGIEIVAFDQINLNIILDYCSKRGLCSVLMDLQGNGTDFQELLGEGLEQGLLQKVVMEVVPLWDQGGGSSFPAFKDLEKRPIALRNLKSRTVRETVLVDGYFC, from the exons ATGCAACTTCAGACACTTACTCCACCAACATATTATCGTAATGCACctagttttccactttgttCTTGTCGTTCCATCTGCTTCCAGCCCGTAGGACCATATGTTAAATGTCTCTCCAGCTCAAATTCCAACAATGGGTTTTGCAGTTTAAGGAGAAGGGTTGCCAAATCTCTCACTAGTTGGAGGAAGCAAGATGGTTTAGTTATTATCAGATGTGAGGGTTTCAGAGAAAAAGATGATAGTTTTTATATGAGGAGATGTGTGGAGCTTGCAAGGAAGGCAATTGGGTGTACTAGCCCAAACCCCATGGTTGGATGTGTTATTGTAAGGGATGGACAGATTGTCGGTGAAGGGTTTCACCCAAAAGCAGGGCAGCCTCATGCTGAG GTTTTTGCCCTGAGGGATGCTGGGGAATTGGCTGAAAATGCAACAGCTTATGTCAGCCTAGAACCGTGTAACCATTATGGGAGAACTCCACCCTGCACTGAAGCACTGATTCAAGCCAAAGTGAAAGAGGTGGTGGTAGGAATGGTGGACCCAAACCCAATTGTGGCTTCAAAAGGGGTAGAAAGGCTAAGAGACTCAGGAATTTATGTGAGGATGGGTGTTGAGGAAGAACTATGCAAGAGCCTTAATGAGGCATTTATCCATCGAATGCTTACGGGGAAGCCCTTAACCACGCTGAG ATACTCTGTGTCAGTCAATGGCTGCATCCTAAATCAGGTAGGACATGGAGCTACAGAGGCTGGTGGATACTATTCAGAATTACTTCAGGAATATGATGCAGTTATGCTTTCTAGTGCCTCATCTTCTAAGTGCTTCCCTGCATCCGAAGAACCTGGAGCCAGTCAACCCCTAAAATTGATTATAGCTACACATCCAGAATCACTATTACAACTTCCTGTTCTCACTACAGGAACCACTTCCCGAGTGATTGTTTTTACCACAGAACGCACAGTTGCTGGCCTAGAAATGGGTGGACAGGGAATTGAAATTGTGGCTTTCGATCAGATAAATTTAAATataattctggattattgttcAAAGCGGGGGTTATGCAGTGTTTTGATGGACTTGCAGGGGAATGGTACTGATTTTCAAGAGCTTCTTGGAGAGGGTCTTGAGCAAGGGTTGTTACAGAAGGTAGTGATGGAAGTGGTACCACTCTGGGATCAGGGTGGAGGAAGTTCATTTCCGGCATTTAAGGACCTGGAAAAAAGACCTATTGCTTTAAGAAACTTGAAATCCAGGACTGTAAGGGAGACCGTTTTGGTGGATGGCTATTTTTGCTAA